The following are encoded in a window of Saccharothrix longispora genomic DNA:
- a CDS encoding WXG100 family type VII secretion target has translation MNAPISTTTPGLTRAAGLLQETHGFTTRGSQAVADTVNVLRVSWTGEAFNIYERSMQAWFQDCKAITDALASMILLVQEHATTATRGEDNNVQLAASIPTGPDLGI, from the coding sequence ATGAATGCACCGATTTCCACCACTACCCCTGGCCTCACCCGGGCCGCCGGGTTGCTCCAGGAGACCCACGGCTTCACCACCCGGGGCTCCCAGGCCGTCGCTGACACGGTGAACGTCCTCCGCGTCAGCTGGACCGGTGAAGCCTTCAACATCTACGAGAGGTCCATGCAGGCCTGGTTCCAGGACTGCAAGGCCATCACCGACGCGCTCGCCTCCATGATCCTCCTGGTCCAGGAGCACGCGACCACCGCCACCCGGGGTGAGGACAACAACGTCCAACTCGCCGCCTCCATCCCCACCGGCCCCGATCTGGGCATCTGA
- a CDS encoding WXG100 family type VII secretion target has protein sequence MTNYTFDQRMADQARDQMAEVSVQLRNMLGQLNQELGTALQDWRGEARLAYEAAQKKWNAAADRMPSSLHSAEVALQNITNGYLRVEHTGVNAFGAHNTR, from the coding sequence GTGACGAACTACACGTTCGACCAGCGCATGGCCGACCAGGCCCGCGACCAGATGGCGGAGGTCAGCGTCCAGCTCCGGAACATGCTGGGTCAGCTGAACCAGGAGCTGGGGACCGCGCTGCAGGACTGGAGGGGCGAGGCCCGGCTGGCGTACGAGGCCGCCCAGAAGAAGTGGAACGCCGCGGCGGATCGGATGCCGAGCAGCCTCCACTCCGCCGAGGTCGCCCTCCAGAACATCACCAACGGTTACCTGCGCGTCGAGCACACCGGCGTCAACGCCTTCGGGGCGCACAACACCAGGTGA
- a CDS encoding WXG100 family type VII secretion target: MSTPEGPDTKTSTTTTDKETGAVYGVGGGGGSAADYDAMDWKQIQAVITGAAAVGKTDADGRPISRDLLQERTKTVSDPASLWNAATDLRWVQEALGAVAVSLDQQVEALTGEDGPWQGEAATQFQQALMKPLTQAFRNAAEQIGGGPLGSQSAPNQLWSAGDHLEWARQTVWEINRHYTNEIIRIAEAYDGHDLQHDPRTGQPIIDPRGGHSSIEYRMDNGNIWINWNQQVVDMMSNDMRKVLKTLAANYDNVRLQKQAQPVPTPGLGGGLGGGMSQEEFDDLFGNRGDVDGPNIPEFDFDDLFSDRGDGGGGPNLPEDLEFDNPFKDLDLDLGNGQDGPGDPTSPDIRIPQSGLGDTTPPSVKEFDLSGANPPSGSGLGGLDGSGQPEIPGPGAFNPEGPPGAGSLPGVDLTSPGGVPPLSLPDPAAFTPGEFTPGGVGSGAPGGLPGIVPPLPNPASGIPLPTTGGIPRPAPFSPPGRSGAGAPGSGPGMPAEFTATPPPSLDSAGPSLPPDLASPADWVAGEPPALGTSPGDRGAPPMMPPMAPMSPPGGASADRSDASGLIGGEVAPWEGSGLPGLGDPQSPAGLELPSVEPEEWAAPQGGGVPVGGASGAGMGAPPMMPPMAPMSPPGGASADRSDASGLIGGEVAPWEGGGLPDVGEPQGLTEVPSVGPEEWAAPQGGGVPVGGASGAGMGAPPMMPPMAPMSPPGGASADRSDASGLIGGESRPWEAGGSPGVGEPQGLTEVPPVEPEEWAAPSQQQTGVVGGAGVPPMMPPMAPMSPPGGASTDRSDASGLIGGESRPWEGVGLPPSSDPQELRDVPPTTPQEWAVAPQGAVPTSDAPVVPVEPVVPVEQVTPAVPVVPVAEPVAFAPEPPAPPLPVAPAEGAIPPSVPPAAVVPPAVVAPVVVPPMAAPPAAVPPATNPPATNPPARQPDRVGGEGASGGPRREREIVTAGLVPGHVEPAAPPAVDEDVVPVIDFDADEDTSAWGAVGAGGLLWLASGASGGDRDEEQESTPDYALRDDAPWQHSSSTAVRVQPTPAPRPRENSIPKPYYPDDSVLMAGDQEVPEEVEDVVEPQEDEEAERTAGDLLKQDERVWGAPVARTPGVIE, translated from the coding sequence ATGAGCACTCCGGAGGGGCCGGATACCAAGACCAGCACGACCACCACGGACAAGGAGACCGGTGCGGTCTACGGTGTCGGCGGTGGCGGCGGGTCGGCCGCGGATTACGACGCCATGGACTGGAAGCAGATCCAGGCCGTGATCACCGGTGCGGCCGCGGTCGGCAAGACCGACGCCGACGGTCGCCCGATCAGTCGGGACCTGCTCCAGGAGCGCACCAAGACGGTGTCCGATCCGGCGTCGCTGTGGAACGCCGCGACAGACCTGCGCTGGGTGCAGGAAGCGCTCGGAGCGGTCGCTGTCAGCCTCGATCAGCAGGTCGAAGCCCTCACCGGTGAAGACGGGCCCTGGCAGGGGGAGGCGGCCACCCAGTTCCAGCAGGCGCTGATGAAGCCGCTCACCCAGGCGTTCCGCAACGCCGCCGAGCAGATCGGGGGCGGTCCTCTGGGCAGCCAATCGGCTCCCAACCAGTTGTGGAGCGCGGGCGACCACCTGGAATGGGCCCGCCAAACCGTCTGGGAGATCAACCGGCACTACACCAACGAGATCATCCGGATCGCGGAGGCGTACGACGGCCACGACCTGCAGCACGATCCCCGGACCGGGCAGCCGATCATCGACCCCCGGGGCGGGCACAGCAGCATCGAGTACCGGATGGACAACGGCAACATCTGGATCAACTGGAACCAGCAGGTCGTCGACATGATGAGCAACGACATGCGCAAGGTGCTCAAGACACTCGCGGCCAACTATGACAACGTCAGACTCCAGAAGCAGGCCCAGCCCGTCCCGACACCGGGGCTGGGCGGTGGCCTCGGCGGGGGGATGAGCCAGGAAGAATTCGACGACCTGTTCGGCAACCGCGGTGATGTGGACGGCCCGAACATCCCGGAGTTCGACTTCGACGACCTGTTCAGCGACCGCGGTGACGGCGGAGGTGGTCCGAACCTCCCCGAGGACCTGGAGTTCGACAACCCGTTCAAGGACCTCGACCTCGACCTCGGGAACGGCCAGGACGGTCCGGGGGACCCGACTTCGCCGGATATCCGGATCCCGCAGTCCGGCCTGGGGGACACCACACCGCCCAGCGTCAAGGAATTCGACCTCTCGGGCGCCAATCCGCCGTCGGGCAGCGGCCTCGGCGGCCTGGACGGCTCCGGGCAGCCGGAGATTCCCGGTCCCGGCGCCTTCAACCCGGAAGGACCGCCGGGAGCCGGCTCGCTGCCGGGGGTGGACCTGACCTCTCCGGGGGGCGTGCCCCCGTTGTCGTTGCCCGACCCGGCGGCGTTCACACCGGGGGAGTTCACACCGGGAGGGGTGGGGTCGGGTGCGCCCGGCGGACTGCCGGGTATCGTCCCGCCGCTGCCGAACCCGGCCAGCGGGATACCGCTGCCGACCACCGGCGGCATCCCGCGCCCCGCGCCGTTCAGCCCACCCGGCCGATCGGGCGCGGGAGCACCCGGCTCGGGCCCTGGAATGCCCGCCGAGTTCACCGCCACCCCGCCTCCCTCGCTGGACAGCGCGGGGCCGTCCCTGCCCCCGGACCTCGCTTCGCCCGCGGACTGGGTCGCCGGAGAGCCCCCGGCCCTCGGCACGTCCCCTGGTGACCGGGGTGCGCCGCCGATGATGCCGCCGATGGCTCCGATGTCGCCTCCTGGTGGTGCGTCGGCGGATCGTTCGGACGCTTCGGGTCTGATCGGTGGCGAGGTGGCGCCCTGGGAGGGCTCCGGACTCCCTGGTCTGGGTGATCCGCAGAGCCCGGCCGGTCTGGAGTTGCCGTCGGTGGAGCCGGAGGAGTGGGCTGCGCCGCAGGGTGGTGGTGTGCCGGTGGGTGGTGCGTCGGGTGCGGGTATGGGTGCGCCGCCGATGATGCCGCCGATGGCTCCGATGTCGCCTCCTGGTGGTGCGTCGGCGGACCGTTCCGATGCTTCGGGTCTGATCGGTGGTGAGGTGGCTCCGTGGGAGGGTGGCGGGTTGCCGGATGTCGGTGAGCCGCAGGGGTTGACCGAGGTTCCGTCGGTGGGGCCGGAGGAGTGGGCTGCGCCGCAGGGTGGTGGTGTGCCGGTGGGTGGTGCGTCGGGTGCGGGTATGGGTGCGCCGCCGATGATGCCGCCGATGGCTCCGATGTCGCCTCCTGGTGGTGCGTCGGCGGACCGTTCGGACGCTTCGGGCCTGATCGGTGGCGAGTCGCGGCCGTGGGAGGCCGGCGGTTCTCCCGGTGTGGGTGAGCCGCAGGGCTTGACCGAGGTTCCTCCGGTGGAGCCGGAGGAGTGGGCTGCGCCGTCGCAGCAGCAGACGGGTGTTGTGGGTGGTGCCGGTGTGCCGCCGATGATGCCGCCGATGGCTCCGATGTCGCCTCCTGGTGGTGCGTCGACGGATCGTTCCGATGCTTCGGGTCTGATCGGTGGCGAGTCGCGGCCCTGGGAAGGCGTGGGACTGCCGCCGTCGAGTGATCCGCAGGAACTCCGGGACGTGCCTCCGACCACGCCACAGGAATGGGCCGTGGCTCCGCAGGGAGCGGTCCCGACCAGCGACGCACCTGTCGTGCCCGTTGAGCCCGTCGTGCCCGTCGAGCAGGTGACGCCCGCCGTCCCCGTCGTACCCGTCGCGGAGCCGGTCGCGTTCGCCCCGGAACCGCCGGCACCGCCGCTGCCGGTCGCGCCTGCGGAAGGGGCCATTCCGCCGTCGGTGCCCCCGGCTGCCGTGGTGCCCCCTGCGGTGGTAGCGCCCGTCGTGGTGCCGCCGATGGCCGCGCCGCCGGCGGCGGTACCGCCCGCGACGAACCCGCCCGCGACGAACCCGCCCGCCAGGCAACCGGATCGCGTCGGTGGTGAGGGCGCCTCGGGCGGCCCGCGCAGGGAACGGGAGATCGTCACGGCCGGCCTGGTGCCAGGGCACGTCGAGCCGGCCGCGCCGCCGGCCGTCGACGAGGACGTCGTGCCGGTCATCGACTTCGACGCCGACGAGGACACGAGCGCCTGGGGTGCGGTCGGAGCCGGAGGGCTGTTGTGGCTCGCCTCCGGGGCGTCCGGAGGCGACCGCGACGAGGAGCAGGAGTCCACACCGGACTACGCCCTGCGCGACGACGCCCCGTGGCAGCACTCGTCCAGCACGGCGGTCCGGGTGCAGCCGACGCCCGCTCCCCGCCCGCGCGAGAACTCCATCCCCAAGCCCTACTACCCCGACGACAGCGTGCTGATGGCGGGTGACCAGGAGGTGCCCGAGGAGGTCGAGGACGTCGTCGAGCCCCAGGAGGACGAGGAGGCCGAGCGCACCGCGGGCGACCTGCTCAAGCAGGACGAGCGGGTGTGGGGCGCTCCGGTGGCCCGCACGCCGGGGGTCATCGAATGA
- the eccCa gene encoding type VII secretion protein EccCa, with translation MSTTTVKRRPRAAGPELPEGQEELQEPPVMPEPAARDFGSALMFIPMAIGPIAMILVFSSAGAGASPMIYVMGGSMGIAMITMGLSQLGRAGSERKRKLNSERRDYLRYIDQLRTRARKTADEQRAAVAWNNPDPSWLWSVARGPRLWERRGSHDDFARVRIGLGTQQAAMEFTPPSTKPIEDLEPLSAISLRRFGETYRTVGGIPISVGLRSFTSVEFAGDPDAAVELVRAMLAQLVTFHAPDELRVAVLAGEATQPGWDWVKWLPHNVHPTALGAGGPLPMLACDHDELMTLLGPEATGRGEHDKSAFPSVTEPFLVVVAHLAHVPSSSPLLGGGLRNTVLLDVTGVMPGGAKVLRLTCRDDVVEFAVGDGTGTAVRDRLSGVRAEALAKLLAPKRTSGTIDVVERPFEQDFELTTLLGIRDPHTFDVAAQWRNKTPQRARLQVPIGVTEDGEVVELDLKESAQGGMGPHGMLIGATGSGKSELLRTLVCALVATHSSEVLNLVLVDFKGGATFLGMDRLPHTSAMITNLADELPLVDRMQDSLNGEMIRRQELLRESGHSSLFDYEKARLAGGQLPPLPTLLVVVDEFSELLGSKPEFMELFVSIGRLGRSLGVHLLLASQRLDEGRIHRVEGHLSYRIALRTFSSMESRSVIGVGDAYELPSAPGNGYLKIDTTTLVRFKSAYVSGPTAVAAPVGTTETTAVAHSRVLPFHTHAHPLEHVQAVEEPDEEEERDEPEVAADAPSLAEVLIDRLSGAGAAARQVWLPPLANAPSLDTLLPSVLPHPELGMTVLDAAVRGHLRIPVGVVDRPYEQVREILAADLSGSDGHVGVVGAPQTGKSTLLRTLVLALAVTHTPEEVQFYGLDFGGGGLMSISGLPHVGSIATRMERDRVTRTVQEITQIMERREQAFAERGFESMNAYRKARRTGAIDDPYGDVFLVVDGWFTMRQDYADLEGSLTEIAARGLSFGIHLVVSSSRWSEIRPWLRDVLGTRFELRLGDAMESEVQGRKAATVPNQPGRGLTSSGYHFLAALPRLDGSSDTDDLTSVTKAITEEIRTFWPGRNAPAVRLLPTKLPVVELPPPDGDLRVCLGQDEQRLAPVWHDFSVVPHLIAMGDAETGKTNALRLVLRSVVQGYRADQVKIVLGDSQRDLDGIVPDDYLAGHAVSNDALADLANKAAVSLHKRIPGADISSDRLRRRDWWDGPQLFVVVDDYELMGAGSGMGTPLDALLPMLAQGVHIGFHLIIARSSANAMRGMMDPVLRRLWELGTPALLFSYPKEEGKFLGEAPPRTLPAGRAQLVTRRGVKLVQTGFVPVPQLAGDRS, from the coding sequence ATGAGCACCACCACGGTCAAGCGGCGACCCCGCGCGGCGGGCCCCGAACTGCCGGAGGGGCAGGAGGAGCTCCAGGAGCCACCGGTGATGCCGGAGCCCGCCGCGCGGGACTTCGGCTCCGCGCTGATGTTCATCCCGATGGCCATCGGTCCGATCGCGATGATCCTGGTGTTCTCGTCGGCGGGCGCCGGCGCGTCGCCGATGATCTACGTGATGGGCGGCTCGATGGGCATCGCCATGATCACGATGGGGCTGAGCCAGCTCGGCCGCGCCGGCTCCGAGCGCAAGCGCAAGCTGAACTCCGAGCGCCGCGACTACCTGCGCTACATCGACCAGTTGCGCACCCGGGCCCGCAAGACCGCCGACGAGCAGCGCGCGGCGGTGGCCTGGAACAACCCCGACCCGTCGTGGCTGTGGTCGGTCGCGCGCGGTCCGCGCCTGTGGGAGCGGCGCGGCAGCCACGACGACTTCGCCCGCGTCCGCATCGGGCTGGGCACCCAGCAGGCGGCGATGGAGTTCACCCCACCGTCCACCAAGCCCATCGAGGACCTGGAGCCGCTGTCGGCGATCTCCCTGCGGCGATTCGGCGAGACCTACCGCACCGTGGGCGGCATCCCGATCTCGGTCGGGCTGCGCAGCTTCACCAGCGTGGAGTTCGCGGGAGACCCGGACGCGGCGGTCGAGCTGGTGCGGGCGATGCTCGCCCAGCTGGTCACCTTCCACGCGCCCGACGAGCTGCGGGTCGCGGTGCTCGCCGGTGAGGCCACCCAGCCCGGTTGGGACTGGGTCAAGTGGCTGCCGCACAACGTCCACCCGACGGCCCTCGGCGCCGGCGGTCCGCTGCCGATGCTGGCGTGCGACCACGACGAGCTGATGACCCTGCTCGGGCCCGAGGCCACCGGGCGCGGTGAGCACGACAAGTCCGCCTTCCCCAGCGTCACCGAGCCGTTCCTCGTGGTGGTCGCGCACCTGGCGCACGTGCCGAGCTCCTCGCCGCTGCTCGGCGGCGGGCTGCGCAACACGGTGCTGCTCGACGTCACGGGCGTGATGCCCGGCGGGGCCAAGGTGCTGCGCCTGACCTGCCGCGACGACGTGGTGGAGTTCGCCGTGGGCGACGGCACCGGCACCGCCGTGCGGGACCGCCTCAGCGGGGTGCGCGCGGAGGCGCTGGCCAAGCTCCTCGCCCCCAAGCGCACCAGCGGCACCATCGACGTGGTCGAGCGGCCGTTCGAGCAGGACTTCGAGCTGACCACGCTGCTGGGCATCCGCGACCCGCACACGTTCGACGTGGCCGCCCAGTGGCGGAACAAGACGCCGCAGCGCGCCCGGCTCCAGGTGCCGATCGGCGTCACCGAGGACGGCGAGGTCGTCGAGCTGGACCTCAAGGAGTCGGCGCAGGGCGGCATGGGGCCGCACGGGATGCTGATCGGCGCGACCGGTTCGGGCAAGAGCGAGCTGCTGCGCACCCTGGTGTGCGCGCTGGTGGCCACGCACTCGTCCGAGGTGCTCAACCTCGTGCTGGTCGACTTCAAGGGCGGCGCGACGTTCCTCGGCATGGACCGGCTGCCGCACACCTCGGCGATGATCACCAACCTGGCCGACGAGCTGCCGTTGGTGGACCGGATGCAGGACTCGCTCAACGGCGAGATGATCCGCCGCCAGGAGTTGCTGAGGGAGAGCGGCCACTCCTCGCTGTTCGACTACGAGAAGGCCCGCCTGGCGGGCGGCCAGCTGCCGCCGCTGCCGACCCTGCTCGTGGTGGTGGACGAGTTCAGCGAGCTGCTGGGCAGCAAGCCGGAGTTCATGGAGCTGTTCGTCTCCATCGGCCGGTTGGGGCGCAGCCTCGGCGTGCACCTGCTGCTCGCGTCGCAGCGCCTGGACGAGGGCCGCATCCACCGCGTCGAGGGCCACCTGTCCTATCGCATCGCGCTGCGGACGTTCTCCTCGATGGAGTCGCGCAGCGTCATCGGCGTCGGCGACGCCTACGAGCTGCCCTCGGCGCCGGGCAACGGCTACCTCAAGATCGACACCACCACGCTGGTGCGCTTCAAGAGCGCCTACGTGTCCGGGCCGACGGCCGTGGCCGCCCCCGTCGGCACGACGGAGACGACCGCCGTGGCGCACAGCCGGGTGCTGCCGTTCCACACCCACGCCCACCCCCTGGAGCACGTGCAGGCCGTCGAGGAACCGGACGAGGAGGAGGAGCGGGACGAACCGGAGGTCGCCGCGGACGCGCCGAGCCTGGCCGAGGTGCTCATCGACCGGTTGTCCGGCGCGGGCGCCGCCGCCCGTCAGGTGTGGCTGCCGCCGCTGGCGAACGCGCCGAGCCTGGACACCCTGCTGCCCAGCGTGCTGCCCCACCCCGAGTTGGGCATGACCGTGCTGGACGCGGCGGTGCGCGGGCACCTGCGCATCCCGGTCGGCGTGGTCGACCGGCCCTACGAGCAGGTGCGCGAGATCCTCGCCGCCGACCTGTCCGGCTCGGACGGCCACGTCGGCGTGGTCGGGGCCCCGCAGACCGGCAAGTCGACCCTGCTGCGCACCCTCGTGCTCGCCCTCGCCGTCACCCACACGCCCGAGGAGGTCCAGTTCTACGGGCTGGACTTCGGCGGTGGCGGCCTGATGTCGATCAGCGGCCTGCCGCACGTCGGCTCGATCGCCACCCGCATGGAGCGCGACCGCGTCACGCGCACCGTGCAGGAGATCACGCAGATCATGGAGCGGCGCGAGCAGGCGTTCGCCGAACGCGGCTTCGAGTCGATGAACGCCTACCGCAAGGCGCGCCGCACCGGCGCGATCGACGACCCGTACGGCGACGTGTTCCTGGTCGTCGACGGCTGGTTCACGATGCGCCAGGACTACGCCGACCTGGAGGGCAGCCTCACCGAGATCGCCGCGCGCGGCCTGTCGTTCGGCATCCACCTCGTGGTCAGCTCCTCCCGCTGGTCGGAGATCCGCCCGTGGCTGCGCGACGTGCTGGGCACCCGCTTCGAGCTGAGGCTGGGCGACGCGATGGAGTCCGAGGTGCAGGGCCGCAAGGCCGCCACCGTGCCCAACCAGCCCGGCCGCGGCCTGACCAGCTCCGGCTACCACTTCCTCGCCGCGCTGCCCCGGCTGGACGGCAGCTCGGACACCGACGACCTGACCTCGGTCACCAAGGCCATCACCGAGGAGATCCGCACCTTCTGGCCGGGCCGCAACGCGCCCGCCGTGCGGCTGCTGCCGACCAAGCTGCCCGTGGTCGAACTGCCCCCGCCGGACGGGGACCTGCGCGTGTGCCTAGGGCAGGACGAGCAGCGGCTGGCACCGGTGTGGCACGACTTCTCGGTGGTGCCGCACCTGATCGCGATGGGTGACGCGGAGACCGGCAAGACCAACGCGCTGCGGCTGGTGCTGCGCTCCGTCGTCCAGGGCTACCGCGCCGACCAGGTGAAGATCGTGCTGGGCGACTCGCAGCGCGACCTCGACGGCATCGTGCCCGACGACTACCTCGCCGGGCACGCGGTCAGCAACGACGCGCTGGCCGACCTGGCCAACAAAGCGGCCGTGTCGCTGCACAAGCGCATCCCGGGGGCGGACATCTCCTCCGACCGGCTGCGCCGCCGCGACTGGTGGGACGGCCCGCAGCTGTTCGTCGTCGTCGACGACTACGAGCTGATGGGTGCCGGCTCCGGCATGGGCACACCCCTGGACGCCCTGCTGCCGATGCTCGCCCAGGGCGTGCACATCGGCTTCCACCTGATCATCGCGCGCAGCAGCGCCAACGCCATGAGAGGCATGATGGACCCCGTCCTGCGCCGGCTGTGGGAACTGGGCACCCCCGCGTTGTTGTTCTCCTACCCCAAGGAAGAAGGAAAGTTCCTGGGCGAGGCCCCGCCGCGCACGCTGCCGGCGGGCCGGGCCCAGCTCGTGACCCGGCGCGGCGTGAAGCTCGTGCAGACCGGGTTCGTGCCCGTGCCCCAGCTCGCCGGGGACCGGTCGTGA
- the eccD gene encoding type VII secretion integral membrane protein EccD has product MTAAAALCRVTVVGPAGKADLAVPVATPVAELIPVLVEHVVPEEERGAEYGSWVLQRLGEAPLDPDGTPETLDWLDGDQFHLSPAEDPLPELDFDDVAEGMATAIGRQGDRWSDAANRRLFLGLSAVVLATIGAALFAAPTTMAFALTAGTLALVLLVASVAVARTSGDRPLSAIAGVAGCGFAWLTGLIGLAGPDGEVAPVGVLVGAVAALACSLLPLVLQRLVVRDLPVVPFGVVVVLALGAVLAGWLLLGVELSGTQTAAVTGTTFFLLTLFTPKIATRAARLRGPQLPRTAEELQIDVEPEPAADLVARTRQADQYLTMLAVGAAPVLAVAVPVLFTDAAWSGHVMAGLLTALLLLRAREFRNVVQRTALSLAGTWCALSHAVVLLALLEPVWRITGLVALLGVAVLLVAAALRPLHRRPLPLWGHLANVLEICAGVAVLPVLLQVLAVYAWARGLAG; this is encoded by the coding sequence GTGACGGCCGCCGCGGCGCTGTGCCGCGTCACCGTGGTCGGACCGGCCGGCAAGGCAGACCTGGCGGTGCCCGTGGCGACGCCGGTCGCCGAGCTGATCCCGGTGCTGGTCGAGCACGTCGTGCCCGAGGAGGAGCGCGGCGCCGAGTACGGCTCCTGGGTGCTGCAACGGCTGGGGGAGGCCCCGCTCGACCCGGACGGCACACCGGAGACCCTGGACTGGCTCGACGGCGACCAGTTCCACCTCTCGCCCGCCGAGGACCCGCTGCCGGAGTTGGACTTCGACGACGTCGCCGAGGGCATGGCCACCGCGATCGGCAGGCAGGGCGACCGGTGGAGCGACGCGGCCAACCGCAGGCTGTTCCTGGGCCTGTCGGCGGTCGTGCTCGCCACGATCGGCGCCGCCCTGTTCGCCGCGCCCACCACGATGGCGTTCGCGCTGACGGCGGGCACCCTGGCCCTGGTGCTGCTGGTCGCGTCGGTCGCGGTCGCCCGCACCAGCGGTGACCGGCCGCTGTCGGCCATCGCCGGGGTGGCCGGGTGCGGGTTCGCCTGGCTGACCGGCCTGATCGGCCTCGCCGGCCCCGACGGCGAGGTCGCCCCCGTCGGGGTGCTCGTCGGCGCGGTCGCCGCCCTCGCCTGCTCCCTGCTGCCGCTCGTGCTGCAACGCCTCGTGGTGCGCGACCTGCCGGTGGTGCCGTTCGGCGTGGTGGTGGTCCTCGCGCTGGGCGCCGTGCTCGCGGGCTGGCTGCTCCTGGGCGTCGAGCTGAGCGGCACGCAGACCGCCGCCGTGACCGGCACGACCTTCTTCCTGCTCACCCTGTTCACGCCGAAGATCGCCACCCGCGCCGCCCGGCTGCGCGGCCCCCAGCTGCCCCGCACGGCCGAGGAACTCCAGATCGACGTCGAGCCCGAGCCCGCGGCCGACCTGGTCGCCCGGACCCGGCAGGCCGACCAGTACCTGACCATGCTCGCGGTGGGTGCCGCGCCGGTGCTCGCGGTGGCCGTGCCCGTGCTGTTCACCGACGCCGCCTGGTCCGGGCACGTGATGGCCGGGCTGCTGACCGCGCTGCTGCTGCTGCGGGCCAGGGAGTTCCGCAACGTCGTGCAGCGCACCGCCCTGTCGCTGGCGGGCACGTGGTGCGCGCTGTCGCACGCGGTGGTGCTGCTCGCGCTGCTCGAACCGGTCTGGCGGATCACCGGGCTGGTGGCGCTGCTGGGTGTCGCGGTGCTGCTGGTGGCCGCCGCGCTGCGCCCGCTGCACCGCCGTCCGCTGCCGCTGTGGGGGCACCTCGCCAACGTCCTGGAGATCTGCGCGGGCGTGGCCGTGCTGCCCGTGCTGCTCCAGGTCCTCGCCGTCTACGCGTGGGCGCGCGGATTGGCCGGGTGA
- the eccB gene encoding type VII secretion protein EccB: protein MQTQRDHLHAYQTMVGRMSSALLLGDTSHGEPPAKRALFGLVMGIVLALLIGVGFGVYGLIKPGGSQAWKQPGAILVEEETGATYVHRGGVLVPVSNHASALLLVGEGAHVETIKRVSLAGLERGPEVGIEGAPDAVPDRAALVTGPWLLCLAKSGGGMGLDLVPGAQAADAGDDSHLWVASAGRQYLLWGNRKHRLADDTVPVALGLGTGPPVAAPPAWLDALPDGPVIGAADVADDGKGGPSVAGAPRRIGDLFEQATAGGGTQHFVLREDGLAPLSRIESVLVQAKLRRGVSPLDTAALAAAPRSADTSLVSRLPALDRTTSLLDGDGPERAVCLRQRPEGARVVSELVTADPGHSPAQATGTTAAVRLKPSSGVLAAAVPVADGRKPDRFLITDRGVKYSLPDDGSVAALGFGGIAPTPVAADVLAAVPTGPALARSALGVVEKRGS, encoded by the coding sequence GTGCAGACCCAGCGCGACCACCTGCACGCCTACCAGACCATGGTCGGGCGGATGAGCTCCGCCCTGCTGCTCGGCGACACCAGCCACGGCGAGCCGCCCGCCAAGCGCGCCCTGTTCGGGCTGGTCATGGGCATCGTGCTGGCACTGCTGATCGGCGTCGGCTTCGGCGTCTACGGCCTGATCAAGCCGGGCGGCTCGCAGGCGTGGAAGCAGCCCGGCGCGATCCTGGTCGAGGAGGAGACCGGCGCGACCTACGTCCACCGGGGCGGGGTGCTCGTGCCGGTGTCCAACCACGCGTCCGCCCTGCTGCTGGTCGGCGAGGGCGCGCACGTCGAGACGATCAAGCGGGTGTCGCTGGCGGGGCTGGAGCGGGGGCCGGAGGTCGGCATCGAGGGCGCACCCGACGCCGTGCCGGACCGCGCCGCCCTCGTCACCGGGCCGTGGCTGCTGTGCCTGGCGAAGTCCGGCGGTGGCATGGGGCTGGACCTGGTGCCCGGCGCGCAGGCCGCGGACGCGGGTGACGACAGCCACCTGTGGGTCGCCTCCGCGGGCCGGCAGTACCTGCTGTGGGGCAACCGCAAGCACCGGTTGGCCGACGACACCGTCCCGGTCGCGCTGGGCCTCGGCACCGGACCGCCGGTCGCGGCACCACCCGCGTGGCTGGACGCCCTGCCGGACGGCCCCGTGATCGGCGCCGCCGACGTGGCGGACGACGGGAAGGGCGGGCCGTCGGTCGCCGGCGCGCCGCGCCGGATCGGCGACCTGTTCGAGCAGGCCACCGCGGGCGGCGGCACCCAGCACTTCGTGCTGCGTGAGGACGGCCTCGCGCCGCTGTCGCGGATCGAGTCGGTCCTGGTGCAGGCCAAGCTGCGGCGCGGCGTCTCACCGCTGGACACCGCCGCGCTCGCCGCCGCCCCCCGCTCGGCCGACACCTCGCTGGTCTCCCGCCTGCCCGCCCTGGACCGCACCACCTCGCTGCTGGACGGCGACGGGCCCGAGCGCGCGGTGTGCCTGCGCCAGCGGCCCGAGGGCGCGCGGGTGGTGAGCGAACTGGTGACCGCCGACCCCGGGCACAGCCCGGCGCAGGCCACCGGGACCACCGCCGCCGTGCGGCTGAAGCCCTCCTCGGGGGTGCTGGCCGCCGCCGTGCCCGTGGCGGACGGGCGCAAGCCGGACCGCTTCCTGATCACCGATCGGGGTGTCAAGTACTCGTTGCCCGACGACGGTTCGGTGGCCGCGCTGGGGTTCGGCGGCATCGCGCCGACCCCCGTGGCCGCCGATGTGCTCGCCGCGGTGCCCACTGGGCCCGCGCTCGCGCGCAGCGCCCTCGGCGTGGTGGAGAAGAGAGGCAGTTGA